The Verrucomicrobiota bacterium nucleotide sequence TCCACTAGCTGCCGTTCCCAACAGTAGCTGGGAGGGTTGGGGTAACAGTTATTTAATGCAATGGACGGATGCCACAGGTTTTCGTGTGCTAGGCATCACTGGGAGCCTGGGCAAATACGTTCCCGCCTGTCCCCCCAGACGCCTTTCCGAAATTGCCCAAGCGCCTTCAAACAAAATCCTGATGGCGGATTGGCCGTGGCAAGGCAACCATGATGTAAATGATCCCCACGGGGTTTGGCATAATCCACCTGGGAAACGGATCATGGTGACCTTGTTTGGGGATTTTCATGTACAATTCTTCAAGTTCCCCGATAACTTTTCCACCATGGGGATGATTCCAGCCGATCCAACCTATCTCTTCTGGTAAGCTAACGGACCCATATCCACAAAGGTGTATCTTCTTTTCCGCGGTTTACTGGTGGTCTGGGCGTTTCCCCCCGTATCCCTCAAGTGGTATCGCTATGATGATCGGAACGGATCCCCGCTTCATCCTCAATTTAGAACTTTGCCCGTTTTGAACCGAGGCGACTTCTTGGCGACGTATTTCAAACATCGCGGCTGCTGATATTTTTCGACCGTCCAACTTATTCGCCCAACTTCTGCATAGATTAATATTATGTCCCTGTTGTACTCGTGCGATTGTTGCGCGTCATGAACAGGTAGATCAAAAGCAACAGCCCAACAATCTCGCAACTCAGCATGACCCACAGGCTGGGGATTTTAGGGGATAACTGGAAAACAACGGTATGATGGCCAGGCGGGAGTTGCACGCCACGCATGATGAAATTACAGCGTAATACGGTGGCGGGCTGACCGTCCACCTTGACCTTCCAGAACGGATCAAATTTGTCGTTCAAAAGCAAAACGGTAGGCACCGAGGCTTGCGTGCTGAGTTCGACGCGTTTGGGTGCATAAGCGGTATGGATCACGGTGGCCAGACCGGCATTGCTGACGGCACCACCCATGGGGGGATTAATCGGGTTTGCCACCAATACTGTCTGCGCCGGATCAAACGCCGGATCGGCCAGTTTTTTCAAAGTATCCTGGTCATTGGTGCTAACCTGCCAGCTTGAATACAGTTTCGCGCGTGGCAACGCCCCGGTGAATTCGATCAAGGCAAAGGGCCCTTCTTTATTGGTTTCCACGAGCATGATGTTATCCTTGCCGGGATACATAGAGACGGTGAATGGCATGACCACTTTAAACCGGTTGCGGCCGGGGTCTAATTGGGCGTTCAATCCTTCGACAAATCCCTGCGCCAGGCCGAAAAGGTAACGGGTATTGGTCAGCTCCCATAAACGAACGATATTGTTCCCAATGGCGGAGCGATAGGCCAGTTTATCGGCGGGCATCCGCGGCTCCTGCGATACATCCGAGGATTGGACACGGTAGTAGGGCATGTGGTGCTGAAGCCATTCAACGTGGTAGAGCTGTTGCAAGATGGCGAAGTTTTGTCCCGGAATTTGGAAGGGCGGCATGGCGACCCGGTGCTCGTACGGCTTGTCTCGCAGCAAGTCAAGCCATGGGTTGGTGGCGTACCGCTCCTGATAATTGAAGTAGCGTATCCATGGCGAATTCGCGCGCATGAGGTCAGTCAATAGAATAAATCCGAGCAACATCCAAGCCCACTTCGTGCGTCCCCCAGCGAACGCCCCGCTCATGATGACAAACACCAGCGCCGATGAAACACTCAAATACAGGATGAACATCCCCACTTCTTTAACGCTGAAAAGCGCAATGGCTTTGGCATCATTTTCCGTGAAGCCAGTTCGAGTCAGGAATTTAATCAAGTCACCT carries:
- a CDS encoding prepilin-type cleavage/methylation domain-containing protein, whose product is MYCDDNEDRFPTYNGWGGGGGRRQATPYTGGNAFSYGGQEWETNRPLNAYVQAVEVFHCPADHGSPLAAVPNSSWEGWGNSYLMQWTDATGFRVLGITGSLGKYVPACPPRRLSEIAQAPSNKILMADWPWQGNHDVNDPHGVWHNPPGKRIMVTLFGDFHVQFFKFPDNFSTMGMIPADPTYLFW